One genomic segment of Thermus neutrinimicus includes these proteins:
- a CDS encoding dihydroorotase, with protein sequence MLLIKNVMLVDALGERGPADVLIGEGRILSLSGGKAERVLEGKGLLLAPGFLDLHAHLREPGQEVKEDLASGLLAAVRGGYTDVVSMPNTNPPVDTKEAVQALRKKAQALGLARLHPAAALTQGQEGKALTEAGLLKEAGASLLTDDGRTNEDAGILAAGLLQASAFGLPVAVHAEDASLRRGGVMNDGPLADLLGLPGNPPEAEAARIARDLEVLRYAVRRSHGKPHLHIQHLSTKRGLELVREAKGAGLPVTAEATPHHLTLTEEALRSLDPLYKVAPPLRTQEDLEALIEGLLDGTLDAIATDHAPHTQAEKEMDLLRAPFGIPSLEVAFPLLYTELHRKRGIPLKRLVELFTDGPRNILGLRPLHLEEGAEASLVLLDPKERPVDPRGFASKARFSPWAGWVLGGWPVLTLVEGRVVHQALG encoded by the coding sequence ATGCTGCTCATCAAGAATGTCATGCTGGTGGACGCCCTAGGGGAACGGGGTCCTGCGGACGTGCTCATAGGAGAGGGGAGGATCCTTAGCCTAAGCGGGGGGAAAGCGGAAAGGGTTCTGGAGGGAAAGGGCCTCCTCTTGGCCCCTGGCTTCCTGGACCTCCACGCCCACCTCAGGGAACCCGGCCAGGAGGTGAAGGAGGATCTGGCCAGCGGGCTTTTGGCTGCCGTGCGGGGAGGGTACACGGATGTGGTCTCCATGCCCAACACCAACCCGCCCGTGGACACCAAAGAAGCCGTGCAGGCCCTCAGGAAAAAGGCCCAGGCCCTGGGGCTTGCCCGGCTCCACCCCGCCGCCGCCCTGACCCAGGGCCAGGAGGGAAAGGCCCTCACGGAAGCCGGCCTCCTAAAGGAGGCTGGAGCCTCCCTTCTCACCGACGACGGCCGCACCAACGAGGACGCGGGGATCCTGGCGGCAGGGCTTCTGCAGGCTTCCGCCTTCGGCCTGCCCGTGGCGGTGCACGCCGAGGATGCCTCCTTGCGCCGGGGTGGGGTGATGAACGATGGTCCCCTGGCCGACCTTTTGGGCCTTCCCGGCAATCCCCCGGAGGCGGAGGCCGCCCGCATCGCCCGGGACCTCGAGGTCCTGCGCTATGCGGTGCGCCGGAGCCATGGGAAACCCCACCTCCACATCCAGCACCTTTCCACCAAACGGGGCCTGGAGCTGGTGCGGGAGGCCAAGGGGGCTGGGCTTCCCGTGACCGCCGAGGCCACCCCCCACCACCTCACCCTCACGGAGGAAGCCCTTAGGTCCTTGGATCCCCTTTACAAGGTGGCCCCACCCCTCCGCACCCAAGAGGACCTGGAAGCCCTTATAGAAGGCCTTCTGGATGGTACCCTGGACGCCATCGCCACCGACCACGCCCCCCACACCCAGGCGGAGAAGGAGATGGACCTTTTGCGGGCACCTTTTGGGATACCCAGCCTCGAGGTGGCCTTCCCCCTCCTATACACCGAGCTTCACCGGAAGCGGGGAATCCCCCTAAAGCGCCTGGTGGAGCTCTTCACCGATGGCCCAAGGAACATCCTGGGCCTAAGGCCCCTCCACTTGGAGGAAGGCGCTGAGGCCAGCCTGGTCCTCCTGGACCCCAAGGAACGCCCCGTGGACCCCCGTGGCTTTGCCTCCAAGGCCCGGTTTTCGCCCTGGGCGGGGTGGGTTTTAGGGGGGTGGCCAGTTCTCACCCTGGTGGAGGGGCGGGTGGTACACCAGGCCTTGGGATAG
- a CDS encoding aspartate carbamoyltransferase catalytic subunit, translated as MRHLLDFQGWTRGQVENILDTAKVMAEVLERPVKKVPALQGFTVATVFFEPSTRTRISFELAARRMSADVVSFTAQTSSLQKGESYKDTLLTLEAMGIDAYILRADSAGVPHQATRWVKGAVINGGDGRRAHPTQALLDAYTLLEALNTLEGKKIAIVGDILHSRVARSNVELLPLLGAEVWAAGPPTLLPQSLPGARLTPHLEEALEEADAVMVLRLQKERMEAGLIHLQDYIAHYQVTEKRLRKAKPHAFLLHPGPMNRDIELEGTLADSERSLVNRQVRNGLAVRMAVLYHLLVGREG; from the coding sequence ATGAGGCACCTCCTGGATTTCCAAGGCTGGACCCGCGGCCAGGTGGAAAACATCCTGGATACCGCAAAGGTGATGGCCGAGGTGCTGGAAAGGCCGGTGAAGAAGGTACCCGCCCTCCAGGGCTTCACCGTGGCCACGGTGTTCTTTGAGCCCTCCACCCGTACCCGCATCTCCTTTGAGCTGGCGGCCAGGCGCATGTCCGCGGATGTGGTCTCCTTTACCGCACAGACGAGTAGCCTGCAAAAGGGGGAAAGCTACAAGGACACCCTGCTTACCCTCGAGGCCATGGGCATAGATGCCTACATCCTCCGCGCCGACAGCGCCGGGGTCCCCCACCAGGCCACCCGCTGGGTAAAGGGTGCCGTCATCAACGGCGGGGACGGGCGCCGGGCCCATCCCACCCAGGCCCTCCTGGATGCCTACACCCTCCTGGAGGCCCTGAACACCCTGGAGGGCAAGAAGATCGCCATCGTGGGGGATATCCTTCACTCCCGGGTGGCCCGCTCCAACGTGGAACTTCTCCCTCTGCTCGGGGCCGAGGTCTGGGCGGCAGGCCCCCCCACCCTCCTGCCCCAAAGCCTTCCCGGAGCCAGGCTCACCCCCCACCTGGAGGAGGCCCTCGAGGAGGCGGATGCGGTCATGGTGCTGAGGCTCCAGAAGGAGCGCATGGAGGCAGGCCTCATCCACCTCCAGGACTACATCGCCCACTACCAGGTGACGGAAAAGCGCCTGAGAAAGGCCAAACCCCACGCTTTCCTCCTCCACCCTGGTCCCATGAACCGGGACATCGAGCTGGAAGGCACCCTGGCGGACTCGGAAAGAAGCCTGGTAAACCGCCAGGTGCGAAACGGCCTTGCGGTGCGCATGGCGGTGCTGTACCACCTCCTGGTGGGGAGGGAGGGGTAA
- the pyrR gene encoding bifunctional pyr operon transcriptional regulator/uracil phosphoribosyltransferase PyrR translates to MRFKAELLNAEEMRRALHRIAHEIVEANKGVEGLALVGIHTRGIPLAERIARYIREFEGKEVPVGMLDITLYRDDLSEIGIRPQVRQTRIPFDITGKALVLVDDVLYTGRTARAALDALMDLGRPRRIYLAVLVDRGHRELPIRADFVGKNVPTAKNEVVKVKLEEVDGEDRVELWEKEGA, encoded by the coding sequence GTGCGCTTTAAGGCCGAGCTTTTAAACGCCGAGGAGATGCGGCGGGCTCTACACCGCATCGCCCACGAGATCGTGGAGGCCAACAAGGGCGTGGAGGGCCTGGCCCTCGTGGGCATCCACACCCGGGGCATTCCCTTAGCCGAACGCATTGCCCGCTACATCCGGGAGTTTGAGGGGAAGGAGGTGCCGGTAGGGATGCTGGATATTACCCTCTACCGGGATGACCTTTCCGAGATCGGGATCCGGCCCCAGGTGCGTCAGACCCGGATTCCCTTTGACATCACGGGTAAGGCTCTGGTCCTGGTGGACGATGTGCTCTACACGGGCCGGACCGCCAGGGCTGCCCTGGATGCCCTCATGGACCTGGGCCGTCCCAGGCGCATCTACCTGGCGGTTTTGGTGGACCGAGGGCACAGGGAGCTGCCCATCCGGGCGGATTTCGTGGGCAAGAACGTGCCCACCGCCAAAAACGAGGTGGTAAAGGTGAAGCTGGAGGAAGTGGACGGGGAGGACCGGGTGGAGCTTTGGGAAAAGGAGGGGGCATGA
- a CDS encoding sulfite exporter TauE/SafE family protein, with protein sequence MGFVIGLLGGGFGGLVGLGGGTVMIPLMVGILKLSQHKAHGTSLVAVFFTGLMGALTYGLQGSLSLKAALFLATTAILTARLGARYAHGLAEKDLKRAFGLFLLFVSLLLLLKPYLAPVGLVRGEVWEDLTLLLAGSLTGFLSGMMGVGGGTIMVPAMVLALGMDQHTAQGTSLLAMVPASLVGAYTHHRLGNVDTLLAPGLVPGVLLGTFLGGEAAHFLPETTLRLVFAMVLLWTSWRYLSPSGRKR encoded by the coding sequence ATGGGCTTCGTCATCGGCCTTCTCGGTGGGGGCTTTGGAGGGCTTGTGGGTCTTGGGGGAGGCACGGTGATGATCCCCCTGATGGTGGGGATCCTCAAGCTTTCCCAGCACAAGGCCCATGGCACCAGCCTGGTGGCCGTATTTTTCACCGGGCTCATGGGCGCCCTCACCTACGGGCTCCAGGGGTCCTTGAGCCTCAAGGCCGCCTTGTTCCTGGCAACCACCGCCATCCTCACCGCCCGCCTAGGGGCCCGCTACGCCCACGGCCTGGCGGAAAAGGACCTCAAGCGGGCCTTCGGCCTTTTCCTCCTCTTCGTCTCCCTTCTCCTTCTCCTGAAGCCCTACCTAGCCCCCGTAGGCCTGGTCCGGGGCGAGGTTTGGGAGGATCTCACCCTCCTCCTGGCGGGAAGCCTCACCGGCTTCCTCTCGGGCATGATGGGGGTGGGAGGAGGGACCATCATGGTCCCGGCCATGGTCCTGGCCTTGGGCATGGACCAGCACACCGCCCAGGGCACGAGCCTCCTCGCCATGGTGCCCGCCAGCCTGGTGGGGGCTTACACCCACCACCGCCTGGGCAACGTGGATACCCTCCTGGCCCCTGGCCTGGTACCTGGGGTGCTCTTGGGTACCTTTTTGGGAGGCGAGGCCGCCCACTTTCTGCCCGAGACCACCCTGCGCCTGGTCTTCGCCATGGTGCTCCTATGGACTTCCTGGCGCTACCTCAGTCCCTCCGGCCGGAAACGGTGA
- a CDS encoding 2-hydroxyacid dehydrogenase: MFSVGKILVTRSLPGSALEHLRERGYRVEAHEGLFLSREDLLKKVEGAIGLIPTVKDRVDAEVMDRAPGLKVIACYSVGVDHVDLEAAKARGIRVTQTPGVLTEATADLTLALLLAVARRVAEGVDYARKGLWQAWHPELLLGMDLEGATLGIVGMGRIGQAVAKRAEAFGMRVVYTGRTPKPLPYPYLSLEALLATSDIVSLHTPLTLETHRLINRERLFAMKPGSILINTARGGLVDTEALVEALRGHLFGAGLDVTDPEPLPRGHPLYALPNAVITPHIGSAGRRTRERMAEMAVENLLAVLEGREPPNPVV, encoded by the coding sequence GTGTTTAGCGTGGGGAAAATCCTGGTCACCCGGAGCCTTCCGGGAAGCGCCCTGGAGCACCTGCGGGAAAGGGGTTACCGGGTAGAGGCTCACGAGGGGCTATTCCTCTCTCGGGAAGACCTTCTCAAGAAGGTGGAGGGAGCCATAGGCCTTATCCCCACGGTGAAGGACCGCGTTGACGCCGAGGTCATGGACCGTGCCCCCGGGCTTAAGGTCATCGCCTGCTACAGCGTGGGGGTGGACCACGTGGACCTCGAGGCGGCCAAAGCCCGGGGCATCCGCGTGACCCAGACTCCTGGGGTGTTAACCGAGGCTACCGCTGACCTCACCCTGGCCCTTCTCTTGGCGGTGGCCAGGCGGGTGGCGGAGGGGGTGGACTACGCCCGAAAGGGCCTTTGGCAGGCCTGGCATCCCGAACTCCTTCTGGGGATGGACCTCGAGGGCGCCACCCTGGGCATCGTGGGCATGGGCCGCATCGGCCAGGCGGTGGCCAAAAGGGCCGAGGCCTTCGGGATGCGGGTGGTCTACACAGGCCGCACGCCAAAGCCCCTCCCCTACCCCTACCTTTCCCTGGAGGCCCTTTTGGCCACATCCGACATCGTGAGCCTCCACACCCCCTTGACCCTCGAGACCCACCGCCTCATAAACCGGGAAAGGCTTTTTGCCATGAAGCCAGGAAGCATCCTGATCAACACCGCCCGGGGAGGCCTGGTGGACACGGAAGCCCTGGTGGAAGCCCTAAGGGGGCATCTTTTTGGGGCGGGCTTGGACGTCACCGATCCCGAGCCCTTGCCCAGAGGCCATCCCCTATACGCCTTGCCCAACGCCGTGATCACCCCCCATATCGGCTCGGCAGGAAGGCGAACCCGGGAACGCATGGCGGAGATGGCGGTGGAGAATCTGCTCGCCGTTTTGGAGGGCAGGGAGCCCCCAAACCCAGTAGTATGA
- a CDS encoding TldD/PmbA family protein: MTLEEAKRYLLRRAKELGLEAEVLFQEERELSLRARQGTLEEIKEARQGGVGLRVVVQGRMGYAYTEELSLEALEWALSEARDNALLAGKEGHISTGQALGSHDLLGEGLSAPLDTKKQSALELERALWEDPRSKSVLMGGYMEKEVRVALASTRGAEGAYRTGLAGMGGSLVMADGPSLKQGWDFKLAKEFHLLDPGRTALEIREKTARLLNARPLPTGRYRAYLEPKAMAGLLLVLSRSLSGKSALEGKSRLLNRLGERIASEWVTLVDDPTLEKGLLSRPFDAEGTPARRTVVVEKGVFKTFLHNSETAKALGQENTGHAFRTYRGVMDVAPTNLYLEPVGNLSLEKGVLVTEFMGLHAGANPVSLDFSLQALGLWVEEGEVRYAVENFAVAGNLLDLLQAIEAVGGELDWEVMGAAFGSPMVAVAELSFAGV, encoded by the coding sequence ATGACGCTGGAGGAAGCCAAACGCTACCTGTTGAGACGGGCGAAGGAACTGGGCCTCGAGGCGGAGGTTCTCTTCCAGGAGGAGCGGGAGCTTTCCCTCAGGGCCCGGCAAGGCACCTTGGAGGAGATCAAGGAAGCCCGCCAGGGGGGGGTTGGCCTCCGGGTGGTGGTCCAAGGCCGCATGGGCTACGCCTACACGGAGGAGCTCTCCCTGGAAGCCCTGGAGTGGGCCCTCTCGGAGGCCCGGGATAACGCCCTCCTTGCGGGCAAGGAAGGCCACATATCCACGGGCCAGGCCCTGGGAAGCCACGACCTTTTGGGGGAAGGGCTATCCGCCCCCCTGGATACCAAGAAGCAGAGCGCCCTGGAGCTGGAACGGGCCTTGTGGGAAGACCCCAGGAGCAAAAGCGTCCTTATGGGGGGCTACATGGAAAAGGAGGTCCGGGTGGCCCTGGCCAGCACCCGGGGCGCCGAAGGGGCCTACCGCACCGGGCTTGCCGGGATGGGGGGCAGCCTGGTGATGGCGGACGGCCCCAGCCTTAAGCAAGGCTGGGACTTCAAGCTGGCCAAGGAATTCCACCTCCTGGACCCCGGCCGCACCGCCTTGGAGATCCGCGAGAAAACCGCCCGGCTCCTAAACGCCAGACCCCTCCCCACGGGCCGCTACCGGGCCTACCTGGAGCCCAAGGCCATGGCGGGCCTCCTCTTGGTGCTTTCCCGCTCCCTTTCCGGGAAAAGCGCCTTGGAGGGCAAAAGCCGCCTCCTAAACCGGCTTGGGGAACGGATCGCCTCGGAGTGGGTCACCCTGGTGGACGACCCCACCCTGGAAAAGGGGCTCCTCTCCCGCCCCTTCGACGCCGAGGGCACCCCGGCCCGGCGCACGGTGGTGGTGGAGAAGGGGGTCTTCAAGACCTTTCTCCACAACAGCGAAACCGCCAAAGCCCTGGGCCAGGAGAACACCGGCCACGCCTTCCGCACCTACCGGGGGGTTATGGACGTGGCCCCCACGAACCTCTACCTGGAGCCCGTGGGCAACCTAAGCCTGGAAAAGGGCGTGCTGGTGACCGAGTTCATGGGCCTCCATGCCGGGGCCAACCCCGTGAGCCTGGACTTCTCCCTGCAAGCCCTGGGGCTTTGGGTGGAGGAGGGGGAGGTGCGGTATGCGGTGGAGAACTTCGCCGTGGCTGGGAACCTTTTGGATCTCCTCCAGGCCATTGAGGCCGTGGGGGGCGAGCTGGACTGGGAAGTGATGGGGGCCGCCTTCGGAAGCCCTATGGTGGCAGTGGCGGAGCTTTCCTTTGCGGGTGTTTAG
- a CDS encoding TldD/PmbA family protein: protein MLSPDLVESLLRQALKGGADFAEIYAERSRRRRMTVRAGRMEEAISGLDYGAGLRLFFGTEVVYAYTNQLTPEGLLEALETLLRAKGGLGQVDERGAGGLDFRKALPRGLHAPSTPYGEKDKRYRLERLLEAEAGARISPEIKQVEASLQEWEQEVLIANTEGTWAEEKRVRTRLFVLAVAQEGTEVQTGYAAPGKSVGLELFDLYPPQEVGARAARQALTNLRAKPAPAGTMPVVVGNAFGGVIFHEALGHLLETTSVAKKASVLADKLGEEVASPVVTYVDDGTLPHAWGSTEVDDEGRPTERTVLIEKGVLKAYMVDRLGHLLTGYPMTGSGRRQDYTFAPTSRMRNTFIAPGDKEVEDLIASVEFGLYAKELGGGQVKPGSGEYNFAVQEGYIIRHGRIEEPVRGAMLVGKGPETIRRVVAVAKDWENAPGMCGSLSGMVPVEVGQPHVLVSEIVVGGRA from the coding sequence ATGCTAAGCCCAGATCTGGTGGAAAGCCTCCTGCGGCAGGCGCTAAAGGGCGGGGCCGACTTCGCCGAGATCTACGCGGAGCGCTCCAGAAGACGGCGCATGACGGTGCGCGCGGGCCGAATGGAGGAAGCCATTTCCGGCCTGGACTACGGGGCAGGCCTAAGGCTTTTCTTCGGCACCGAGGTGGTCTACGCCTACACCAACCAGCTCACCCCTGAAGGCCTCCTGGAGGCCCTGGAAACCCTTCTCCGGGCCAAGGGAGGCCTGGGCCAGGTGGACGAGAGGGGCGCTGGGGGCCTGGACTTCCGCAAGGCTCTCCCCAGGGGCCTTCACGCCCCCAGCACGCCCTACGGGGAAAAGGACAAGCGCTACCGCCTGGAAAGGCTCTTGGAAGCCGAGGCGGGCGCTCGCATCTCCCCGGAAATCAAGCAGGTGGAGGCCAGCCTCCAGGAGTGGGAGCAAGAGGTCCTGATCGCCAACACGGAGGGCACGTGGGCCGAGGAAAAAAGGGTCCGTACCCGGCTCTTCGTGCTGGCGGTGGCCCAAGAGGGCACGGAGGTGCAAACCGGTTACGCGGCCCCCGGCAAAAGCGTGGGCCTGGAGCTCTTTGACCTCTACCCACCCCAGGAGGTGGGGGCCAGGGCTGCCCGCCAGGCCCTCACCAACCTGAGGGCCAAGCCCGCCCCCGCGGGAACCATGCCCGTGGTGGTGGGAAACGCCTTCGGCGGGGTTATCTTCCACGAGGCCCTGGGCCATCTCTTGGAAACCACCAGCGTGGCCAAGAAGGCCAGCGTCCTGGCCGACAAGCTGGGGGAGGAGGTGGCAAGCCCCGTGGTGACCTACGTGGACGACGGCACCCTGCCCCACGCCTGGGGCTCCACGGAGGTGGACGACGAGGGCCGTCCCACGGAGCGCACGGTGCTCATCGAAAAGGGGGTGCTCAAGGCCTACATGGTGGACCGCCTAGGCCACCTCCTCACCGGCTACCCCATGACCGGCTCGGGGCGCAGACAGGATTACACCTTCGCCCCCACCTCGAGGATGCGCAACACCTTCATCGCCCCCGGGGATAAAGAGGTGGAGGACCTCATCGCCAGCGTGGAATTCGGCCTCTACGCCAAGGAGTTGGGGGGTGGGCAGGTGAAGCCGGGCTCCGGGGAGTACAACTTCGCCGTGCAGGAGGGGTACATCATCCGCCATGGCCGCATAGAGGAGCCCGTGCGCGGGGCCATGCTGGTGGGCAAGGGGCCCGAGACCATCAGGAGGGTGGTGGCCGTGGCCAAGGACTGGGAAAACGCCCCTGGGATGTGCGGGAGCCTGTCGGGAATGGTGCCCGTGGAGGTGGGCCAGCCCCACGTGCTGGTCTCGGAGATCGTGGTGGGAGGTAGGGCATGA
- the holA gene encoding DNA polymerase III subunit delta: protein MVVAFTGDHFLAKEALLQEASLRGFSRFTEPTPEALSEALSPGLFGGAGAMLDLREVSDGEWKALKPLLENVPEEVAVLLLDPKPTTARAAFYRTRERRDFPTPRGKDLVRHLENRAKRLGFRLPAGIAQYLASLEGDLEALERELEKLALLPPPLTLEKVERVVALKPPISGFDLVRAVLDRDARAAFRHLRRLREEGEEPLRLLGAFAWQFSLLARAWMLLRENPRPTEADLARLEAHPYAAKRALELARGLARETLEGSLDALIQAERRAKEGKDPWLALERAVHTLLRLTPAGPQ, encoded by the coding sequence ATGGTCGTCGCCTTCACGGGAGACCACTTCCTGGCCAAGGAGGCGCTCCTCCAGGAGGCCTCCCTCAGGGGCTTTAGCCGCTTCACCGAGCCCACCCCCGAGGCCCTCTCAGAGGCCCTAAGCCCTGGGCTTTTCGGGGGGGCGGGGGCCATGCTGGACCTGCGGGAGGTGAGCGACGGGGAATGGAAGGCGCTAAAACCCCTCCTGGAAAACGTCCCCGAGGAGGTGGCCGTGCTCCTCCTTGACCCCAAGCCCACCACCGCCCGGGCCGCCTTCTACCGCACCCGCGAAAGGCGGGACTTCCCCACCCCGAGGGGTAAGGACCTCGTACGCCACCTGGAAAACCGGGCCAAGCGCCTGGGGTTTAGGTTGCCCGCGGGCATCGCCCAGTACCTGGCCTCCCTGGAGGGGGACCTCGAGGCCCTGGAGAGGGAGCTGGAAAAGCTTGCCCTCCTGCCACCTCCCCTCACCCTGGAGAAGGTGGAGCGGGTGGTGGCCCTAAAACCCCCCATAAGCGGTTTTGACCTGGTGCGGGCCGTCTTGGATCGGGATGCCAGGGCCGCCTTCCGCCACCTCAGGCGGCTAAGGGAGGAGGGGGAGGAACCCTTGAGGCTCCTCGGAGCCTTCGCCTGGCAGTTTTCCCTTCTGGCCAGGGCCTGGATGCTCCTTCGGGAAAACCCCAGGCCCACGGAGGCGGACCTCGCCCGCCTCGAGGCCCATCCCTATGCGGCCAAAAGGGCGCTGGAGCTGGCACGAGGCCTGGCTAGGGAGACCCTCGAGGGCAGCCTGGACGCCCTGATCCAGGCGGAACGCCGGGCCAAGGAAGGCAAGGATCCCTGGCTGGCCCTGGAAAGGGCGGTCCACACCCTCCTCCGCCTCACGCCGGCAGGGCCTCAATGA
- a CDS encoding acyl-CoA dehydrogenase family protein, with amino-acid sequence MLDFYAIEDLLTPEEKEIQKAARRFLEREALPYIGQWWEEGVFPTHLIPRFAELGFLGPTLPPEYGGAGVSSAAYGLIAYELERVDSGLRSFVSVQSSLVMYPIYAFGSEEQKREFLPRLARGEMVGAFGLTEPDGGSDPYGNMKTKARLEGDTWVLNGTKMWITNGNLAHIAIIWAKDEEGRVLGFIVPTDTKGFQAREVKRKMSLRASVTSELVLEEVRVPEALRLPQAIGLKAPLSCLTQARFGIAWGALGALEAVYTEAVEFAKSRSTFGTPLAQKQLLQAKLAEMLADHTEGLLLAWRLARLKDEGKLKPAQVSLAKRQNVWKALKAARLARDILGGSGITLEYHAIRHMLNLETVYTYEGTHDIHTLVLGREATGLNAL; translated from the coding sequence ATGCTGGACTTCTACGCCATAGAAGACCTCCTTACCCCGGAGGAGAAGGAGATCCAAAAGGCAGCCCGTCGCTTCCTGGAAAGGGAGGCCCTGCCCTACATCGGCCAGTGGTGGGAGGAAGGGGTCTTCCCCACCCACCTCATACCCCGGTTCGCGGAGCTGGGCTTCCTAGGCCCCACCCTGCCCCCGGAGTACGGGGGGGCAGGGGTCTCCAGCGCCGCCTACGGCCTCATCGCCTACGAGCTGGAACGGGTGGACTCGGGGCTTAGGAGCTTCGTGAGCGTGCAAAGCTCCTTGGTCATGTACCCCATCTACGCCTTCGGCAGCGAGGAGCAGAAGCGGGAGTTCCTCCCCAGGCTGGCCCGGGGGGAGATGGTGGGGGCTTTCGGCCTCACCGAGCCCGACGGAGGTTCGGACCCCTACGGCAACATGAAGACCAAGGCCCGCCTCGAGGGGGACACCTGGGTCCTGAACGGCACCAAGATGTGGATCACCAACGGCAACCTGGCCCACATCGCCATCATCTGGGCCAAGGACGAGGAGGGGCGGGTCCTAGGCTTCATCGTCCCCACCGACACCAAAGGCTTCCAGGCCCGGGAGGTGAAGCGCAAGATGAGCCTAAGGGCCTCGGTGACCAGCGAGCTGGTGCTGGAGGAGGTGAGGGTGCCCGAGGCCCTACGCCTGCCCCAGGCGATAGGCCTAAAAGCCCCCCTTTCCTGCCTCACCCAGGCCCGCTTCGGCATCGCCTGGGGGGCCTTGGGGGCCTTGGAGGCCGTGTACACGGAGGCGGTGGAGTTTGCCAAAAGCCGGAGCACCTTCGGAACGCCCCTTGCCCAAAAGCAGCTTTTGCAGGCCAAGCTGGCGGAGATGCTTGCCGACCACACGGAGGGGCTCCTTCTCGCCTGGCGCCTGGCCCGGCTCAAGGACGAGGGGAAGCTTAAGCCCGCCCAGGTCTCCCTGGCTAAGAGGCAGAACGTGTGGAAGGCCTTGAAGGCGGCCCGCCTGGCCCGGGACATCCTGGGGGGAAGCGGCATCACCCTGGAGTACCACGCCATCCGCCACATGCTTAACCTGGAAACCGTCTACACCTACGAGGGCACCCACGACATCCACACCCTGGTCCTGGGGCGGGAGGCCACGGGGCTGAACGCCCTGTAG
- a CDS encoding heavy-metal-associated domain-containing protein, with translation MNRVLIGIRGEPTPEGMERILKALRALEGTSQVQATGPAQVLVEYDPQVLTVMDLLRTIREEGFLAGML, from the coding sequence ATGAACCGGGTTCTCATCGGCATCCGGGGGGAGCCTACCCCCGAGGGGATGGAGCGGATTCTCAAGGCCCTACGGGCCCTCGAGGGCACCTCCCAGGTCCAGGCCACCGGCCCCGCCCAGGTCCTGGTGGAGTACGATCCCCAGGTCCTCACGGTGATGGACCTCCTCCGCACCATCCGGGAAGAGGGCTTTTTGGCGGGGATGCTCTAA
- a CDS encoding DUF1999 family protein, with amino-acid sequence MRFRPFTELDLDLLNRVAGSRPLSLGAVRFFARTGHSFLAEEGEEPMGFALAQAVWQGEAITVLVSRVEGRSQAVLEGLLAAVVKSAYDAGVYEVALHLDPKRQDLQAALQAQGFSVEPLVLAVRVLGSRGQRGETRGVLE; translated from the coding sequence ATGCGCTTCCGTCCTTTCACCGAGCTGGATCTGGACCTCCTCAATCGCGTAGCCGGAAGCCGGCCCCTGAGCCTGGGCGCCGTGCGCTTTTTTGCCCGCACCGGCCACTCCTTCCTGGCGGAAGAGGGGGAGGAGCCCATGGGCTTTGCCCTGGCGCAGGCGGTGTGGCAGGGGGAGGCCATCACGGTCCTCGTCAGCCGGGTGGAGGGCAGGAGCCAGGCCGTCCTGGAAGGCCTCCTGGCCGCCGTGGTGAAAAGCGCCTACGACGCTGGGGTCTACGAGGTGGCCCTGCACCTGGACCCCAAACGGCAAGACCTCCAGGCGGCCCTACAGGCCCAGGGATTCTCCGTAGAACCCCTGGTCCTGGCGGTGAGGGTCCTGGGAAGCCGCGGGCAACGGGGCGAAACCCGGGGCGTCCTAGAATGA